A stretch of Crossiella cryophila DNA encodes these proteins:
- a CDS encoding AfsR/SARP family transcriptional regulator → MRYGVLGPLVVWTSAGIPVPVPETKVRALLANLLLHNGDPIPVDRLVEDLWAGSPPGRPRNALQAKVSQLRRALGRDEVLHQPAGYRLRLDADALDAERFRDLLRQARATADARARAGLLGAALALWRGAAYLDVCDAPFARAEITRLEELRLSAVEERAEARLELGEHAPVAEELGELVRQHPLRERLRMIQMRALYRTGRQGEALACFQDLRCRLAEELGVAPGPEIAGLHEAILRQEPELAAPVPAVRCRSNLPAPVTALIGRQQAIEEVSCLLVRGSGTRAVSLTGPGGVGKTRLAVAAAHSLSGDSPDGAWLVELAGLSPGLTEEDLAERIIATLGLCDTTTAEPEPVDVVHWLGQAVAERSPLLVLDNCEHVLEPVAALVAALLAAAPGLRVLITSHEALDIPGEVVRPVPPLAVPDQPDPALAARAGAVELFVQRAAAAVPGFALDADNVHAVVTICRRLDGIPLALELLAPRLRVLSPDQLAECLDDRFNLPIGRGRGRPARQQTLRAMIDWSWELLTEAERTVLSRLAVHPDGCVLAGAVAVCSGSGIPAERVLDLLSRLVDRSLVVRDGARFRLLESVAAYCLDRLAESGALTSARALFVRAGLDLAEQADRQLRGAEQHRHLELLDTETVNLRRALDTAVGTGDAAAALHLVNSLAWYWFLRGRLTEARRWFQAALAVPDGPEQATAVARAWLAGVELRTHAAGAGERAGELVAAIADPVRRARLSWFLGSALSGQTPGRELLAAALTGARAAGDSWGEAVALVERAARTEPEAMRADAEAGAALFRELGDRWGQLRATRALAMAAELGGDETLARTRYRAALAVAEELGLWTEAVETLSWLGRDALALGDTAQAEQLYQRARRISVERAYTRGEILAEAGLARTARVHAELSA, encoded by the coding sequence ATGCGCTACGGGGTGCTCGGCCCGCTGGTCGTCTGGACGAGTGCGGGAATTCCGGTGCCGGTCCCGGAAACGAAAGTCCGCGCATTGCTGGCGAATTTGTTGTTGCACAATGGCGACCCGATTCCGGTGGATCGGCTGGTGGAGGATCTGTGGGCGGGCAGTCCACCGGGGCGGCCGCGCAACGCGTTGCAGGCCAAGGTCTCCCAGCTGCGCCGGGCACTCGGCAGGGACGAGGTGCTGCACCAGCCCGCCGGGTACCGGCTGCGGCTGGACGCGGACGCGCTGGACGCCGAGCGCTTCCGCGATCTGCTCCGCCAGGCTCGGGCCACCGCTGATGCCCGCGCCAGGGCCGGGCTGCTCGGTGCGGCGCTGGCGCTGTGGCGCGGGGCGGCCTACCTGGACGTCTGCGACGCGCCGTTCGCCAGGGCCGAGATCACCCGGCTGGAGGAACTGCGGCTGAGTGCCGTGGAAGAGCGGGCCGAGGCGCGGCTGGAACTGGGTGAGCACGCCCCGGTGGCCGAGGAACTCGGCGAGCTGGTGCGACAGCACCCGCTGCGGGAGCGGCTGCGCATGATCCAGATGCGGGCGCTGTACCGGACCGGGCGGCAGGGCGAGGCCCTGGCCTGTTTCCAGGACCTGCGGTGCAGGCTGGCCGAGGAGCTGGGGGTGGCGCCGGGACCGGAGATCGCCGGGCTGCACGAGGCGATCCTGCGCCAGGAACCCGAGCTGGCCGCACCCGTCCCCGCGGTGAGATGCCGGAGCAACCTGCCCGCGCCGGTGACCGCGCTTATCGGCAGGCAGCAGGCCATCGAGGAGGTGTCCTGCTTGCTGGTCAGGGGTTCCGGCACCCGCGCGGTCTCGCTGACCGGACCCGGCGGGGTGGGCAAGACCCGGCTCGCGGTGGCCGCCGCGCACAGCCTGTCCGGGGACAGCCCGGACGGCGCCTGGCTGGTGGAGCTGGCCGGTCTCAGCCCCGGCCTGACCGAGGAGGACCTCGCCGAGCGGATCATCGCCACCCTCGGCCTGTGCGACACCACCACCGCCGAACCCGAACCGGTGGACGTGGTGCACTGGCTGGGCCAGGCGGTGGCGGAGAGATCCCCGTTGCTGGTGCTGGACAACTGCGAGCACGTGCTCGAACCGGTGGCCGCCCTGGTCGCCGCGCTGCTGGCGGCCGCACCCGGGCTGCGGGTGCTGATCACCAGCCACGAGGCCCTGGACATCCCGGGCGAGGTGGTGCGCCCGGTGCCGCCGCTGGCCGTGCCGGACCAGCCCGATCCGGCGCTGGCCGCTCGGGCGGGTGCGGTGGAGTTGTTCGTGCAGCGGGCCGCCGCCGCGGTGCCCGGCTTCGCGCTGGACGCGGACAACGTGCACGCCGTGGTCACCATCTGCCGCCGCCTGGACGGCATCCCACTCGCCCTGGAACTGCTCGCGCCGCGCCTGCGGGTGCTCAGCCCGGACCAGCTCGCCGAATGCCTGGACGACCGGTTCAACCTACCGATCGGTCGGGGCCGGGGCAGGCCCGCGCGGCAGCAGACCTTGCGGGCGATGATCGACTGGAGCTGGGAGCTGCTCACCGAGGCCGAGCGCACCGTGCTCAGCAGACTCGCCGTGCACCCCGACGGCTGCGTGCTGGCCGGGGCGGTGGCGGTCTGCTCGGGCTCGGGCATCCCGGCCGAGCGGGTGCTGGACCTGTTGTCCCGCTTGGTCGATCGGTCGCTGGTGGTACGCGACGGGGCCCGGTTCCGGCTCCTGGAGTCGGTGGCCGCCTACTGCCTGGACCGGCTGGCCGAGTCCGGTGCGCTGACCTCGGCGCGTGCCCTGTTCGTGCGCGCCGGCCTGGACCTGGCCGAGCAGGCCGACCGCCAATTGCGTGGCGCGGAACAGCATCGGCACCTGGAACTGCTGGACACCGAGACGGTCAACCTGCGCCGGGCCCTGGACACCGCGGTCGGGACCGGGGACGCCGCGGCCGCCCTGCACCTGGTCAATTCCCTTGCCTGGTACTGGTTCCTGCGTGGCCGACTCACCGAGGCCCGCCGCTGGTTCCAGGCCGCCCTCGCCGTGCCCGACGGCCCGGAACAGGCCACCGCGGTCGCACGGGCCTGGCTGGCCGGGGTCGAACTGCGCACGCACGCGGCCGGGGCGGGGGAGCGGGCCGGTGAACTGGTGGCCGCGATCGCCGACCCGGTGCGGCGAGCCCGGCTGAGCTGGTTCCTCGGCTCAGCGCTGAGTGGCCAGACACCGGGCCGGGAACTCCTGGCCGCGGCCCTCACCGGCGCGCGGGCGGCGGGAGACAGCTGGGGTGAGGCGGTGGCACTGGTGGAACGCGCGGCGCGCACCGAACCCGAGGCCATGCGCGCCGACGCCGAGGCCGGTGCGGCGCTGTTCCGCGAACTGGGCGACCGCTGGGGTCAGCTCCGGGCGACCAGGGCACTGGCGATGGCCGCGGAACTGGGTGGCGACGAGACCCTGGCGCGGACCCGGTACCGGGCGGCGCTGGCCGTGGCCGAGGAGCTGGGGCTGTGGACCGAGGCGGTGGAAACCCTGTCCTGGCTGGGTCGGGACGCACTCGCACTGGGCGACACCGCGCAGGCCGAACAGCTCTACCAGCGGGCCCGGCGGATCTCGGTGGAACGCGCCTACACCCGCGGCGAGATCCTGGCCGAGGCCGGCCTGGCCCGCACCGCCCGCGTCCACGCGGAACTGTCAGCCTGA
- a CDS encoding helix-turn-helix transcriptional regulator, which translates to MVPGQAGERGYRAKSAMRMVQVPPSPGPRPSSVARPDFQALSAQLRTGDPVIEQLLRTLAAAGDTDDLYVETAAAFLATHLLTRGRRADPPGPEHAAVRAVITAQVHLSVYHFIRVFRAATGLTPHRFLTRLRIDQARRLLSDNTLSIAQIAERCGFASPGALSTAFLAQVGVRPSAYRKN; encoded by the coding sequence GTGGTGCCCGGCCAGGCCGGCGAACGCGGCTACCGGGCGAAGTCGGCGATGCGCATGGTCCAGGTGCCACCATCGCCCGGACCGCGGCCCAGCTCGGTGGCGCGCCCGGATTTCCAGGCACTGTCGGCACAGTTGCGCACAGGGGATCCGGTGATCGAGCAACTCCTGCGCACACTGGCCGCGGCCGGGGACACCGACGACCTCTACGTCGAGACCGCCGCGGCCTTCCTGGCCACCCACCTGCTCACCCGGGGCCGCCGGGCCGATCCGCCAGGGCCTGAGCACGCCGCGGTCCGCGCCGTCATCACCGCGCAGGTGCACCTCAGCGTGTACCACTTCATCCGGGTGTTCCGGGCCGCCACCGGCCTGACCCCGCACCGGTTCCTGACCCGCCTGCGCATCGACCAGGCCCGGCGACTGCTCTCCGACAACACCCTGAGCATCGCCCAGATCGCCGAGCGCTGCGGGTTCGCCAGCCCCGGCGCGCTGTCCACCGCTTTCCTGGCCCAGGTCGGCGTCCGGCCCTCGGCCTACCGCAAGAACTGA
- a CDS encoding SRPBCC family protein: MENYKATATSTAPPAVVWRLLLDARTWPAWSTVDSLVPERSSGLDPDGRDPVGSVRAFRAGRVVTGERLTWLVEERQLSYVDAFNWALRDYRAVVDLAPTAEGGTAIHWHGTYHPRWGLRWVLRRTMREVMQRMADGLASYAATQSPGGK; the protein is encoded by the coding sequence ATGGAGAACTACAAGGCGACCGCGACCAGCACGGCGCCACCCGCGGTCGTCTGGCGTCTGCTCCTCGACGCCCGCACCTGGCCCGCCTGGTCCACAGTGGACAGTCTGGTGCCGGAGCGCTCCAGCGGTCTGGACCCGGACGGCCGGGATCCCGTCGGCTCGGTCCGCGCCTTCCGCGCCGGCCGGGTGGTCACCGGCGAACGCCTGACCTGGCTGGTCGAGGAGCGCCAACTGTCCTATGTGGACGCTTTCAACTGGGCCCTGCGCGACTACCGGGCGGTGGTCGACCTCGCACCCACCGCCGAGGGCGGCACCGCCATCCACTGGCACGGCACCTACCACCCGCGCTGGGGACTGCGATGGGTGCTGCGGCGCACGATGCGCGAGGTCATGCAGCGGATGGCCGACGGCCTCGCCTCGTACGCCGCAACCCAGTCACCCGGAGGGAAGTAG
- a CDS encoding FAD-binding dehydrogenase has product MGQASAAPAAGPAADADVIVVGSGLAGLVATSELAAAGRRVLLLDQEPEASLGGQAFWSLGGLFLIDSPEQRTAGIKDSLELARNDWFNTAGFDRGVDNPLGEDYWAKRWADAYLEFAAAEKRNWLHGLGVRWVPIVGWAERGGMLADGPGNSVPRFHLTLGTGPGVMEPFEKLVRDQHAKGNVYFRFRHQVDGFLTSGGAVTGVRGSVLAHSTAARGTPSSRVKVGDFELRAPMVIVTSGGIGGNQELVRRNWPSRLGAPPTRMITGVPAHVDGRMLGITEQAGARVVNRDRMWHYTEGMANHTPIWPGHGIRVLAAPSSLWVDATGRRFPAPGMPSYDTLGTLELIKRSGHDYSWFVLNKRIIDKEFVLSGSEQNPELTAKNLIAYLASRLLNSTPPPVKAFMDKGEDFVIANALPELVAGMNRLTGSNLINLDFLRRQITLRDGQVDNPFTKDSQIMGIRNSLAYSGDSLARTAPLHKILDPAAGPLIAIRMNILTRKTLGGLQTDLSGRVLGANGQPIPGLYAAGEVAGFGGGGVHGYRALEGTFLGGCLFSGRQAGRAAAREGA; this is encoded by the coding sequence ATGGGTCAGGCCAGCGCGGCACCGGCCGCCGGGCCCGCGGCCGACGCGGACGTGATCGTGGTCGGCTCCGGGCTGGCCGGGCTGGTCGCGACCTCGGAGCTGGCCGCCGCGGGCAGGCGGGTGCTGTTGCTGGACCAGGAACCCGAGGCGAGCCTGGGCGGTCAGGCGTTCTGGTCGCTGGGCGGGCTCTTCCTCATCGACTCCCCCGAGCAGCGCACCGCCGGGATCAAGGACTCCCTGGAACTGGCCCGCAACGACTGGTTCAACACCGCCGGATTCGACCGGGGCGTGGACAACCCCCTGGGTGAGGACTACTGGGCCAAGCGGTGGGCCGATGCCTACCTGGAGTTCGCCGCCGCGGAGAAGCGGAACTGGTTGCACGGCCTGGGGGTCCGCTGGGTGCCGATCGTCGGCTGGGCCGAACGCGGCGGCATGCTGGCCGACGGGCCGGGCAACTCGGTGCCGCGCTTCCACCTGACCCTGGGCACCGGTCCCGGCGTGATGGAGCCGTTCGAGAAGCTGGTGCGCGACCAGCACGCCAAGGGCAACGTGTACTTCCGCTTCCGCCACCAGGTCGACGGGTTCCTCACCTCCGGCGGCGCGGTCACCGGGGTGCGCGGCAGCGTGCTGGCGCACAGCACCGCCGCCCGCGGCACCCCCAGCTCCCGGGTCAAGGTCGGCGATTTCGAGCTGCGCGCGCCCATGGTCATCGTCACCTCCGGCGGCATCGGCGGCAACCAGGAACTGGTGCGCCGCAACTGGCCCAGCCGCCTCGGCGCGCCGCCCACCCGCATGATCACCGGCGTGCCCGCGCACGTGGACGGGCGGATGCTGGGCATCACCGAGCAGGCCGGGGCCAGGGTGGTCAACCGGGACCGGATGTGGCACTACACCGAGGGCATGGCCAACCACACCCCGATCTGGCCCGGCCACGGGATTCGGGTGCTGGCCGCGCCGTCCTCGCTGTGGGTGGACGCCACCGGCCGCCGCTTCCCCGCCCCCGGCATGCCCAGCTACGACACCCTCGGCACGCTGGAGCTGATCAAGCGCTCCGGGCACGACTACTCCTGGTTCGTGCTGAACAAGCGGATCATCGACAAGGAGTTCGTGCTCTCCGGCTCCGAGCAGAACCCGGAGCTGACCGCGAAGAACCTGATCGCCTACCTGGCCAGCCGCCTGCTCAACAGCACTCCCCCGCCGGTGAAGGCGTTCATGGACAAGGGCGAGGACTTCGTCATCGCCAACGCGCTGCCCGAACTGGTCGCCGGCATGAACCGGCTCACCGGGAGCAACCTGATCAACCTGGACTTCCTGCGCAGGCAGATCACCCTGCGGGACGGGCAGGTGGACAACCCGTTCACCAAGGACAGCCAGATCATGGGCATCCGCAACTCGCTGGCCTACTCCGGCGACAGCCTGGCCCGCACCGCACCCCTGCACAAGATCCTGGACCCGGCCGCGGGCCCGCTGATCGCGATCCGGATGAACATCCTCACCCGGAAAACCCTGGGCGGCCTGCAAACCGACCTGTCCGGCCGGGTGCTCGGCGCCAACGGCCAGCCCATCCCCGGGCTGTACGCGGCCGGCGAGGTGGCCGGGTTCGGCGGCGGCGGCGTGCACGGATATCGGGCCCTGGAGGGCACTTTCCTCGGTGGCTGCCTGTTCTCCGGGAGGCAGGCCGGGCGGGCCGCGGCCAGGGAGGGCGCGTAG
- a CDS encoding PucR family transcriptional regulator produces the protein MTEVILRALAVVAADDRVVARVTSAARAHSPEVARLPEAENRRHIATLLAEGIAHLERGDAHEEGEFTAAQALGADRAAQGVSIGGLLRGVHAGRTELIRASVELARATAADDATILDFIVDLDRYVGAVERHIISGYHTAELQLSRTARDLNTQVLRRLLVPDGDFPDAAELGRAGLRPAEHYHCVVSEVTDPGRARALEARLQPFGGVYGLVEGRLAGLAQQPPSAAEEDEVLLVAAPATALTGLREVYPMCVRALAVAARSGVRGVHRLTDLAGETALAAYPALAQTLAAELMRPLDEKSGFHQEIAATALCYLDHGRRLTATATALHIHANTVRYRLDRLAELTEIDLSETSPTGRSNVLTTLHTWWALRTWLAGATAGR, from the coding sequence ATGACCGAGGTGATCCTGCGGGCGCTGGCGGTGGTGGCCGCCGACGACAGGGTCGTGGCCAGGGTGACCAGCGCGGCCCGCGCCCACTCGCCGGAGGTGGCCCGGCTGCCGGAGGCGGAGAACCGGCGGCACATCGCCACCCTGCTCGCCGAGGGCATCGCGCACCTGGAACGCGGGGACGCGCACGAGGAGGGCGAGTTCACCGCGGCCCAGGCACTCGGCGCGGACCGGGCCGCCCAGGGCGTGTCCATCGGCGGCCTGCTGCGCGGGGTGCACGCCGGTCGCACCGAGCTGATCAGGGCGAGTGTGGAACTGGCCCGCGCCACCGCCGCCGACGACGCGACCATCCTGGACTTCATCGTCGACCTGGACCGCTACGTCGGCGCGGTGGAACGGCACATCATCAGCGGCTACCACACCGCCGAACTCCAGCTCTCCCGCACCGCGCGCGATCTCAACACCCAGGTGCTGCGCCGATTGCTGGTACCGGACGGCGATTTCCCGGATGCGGCCGAACTCGGCCGGGCGGGCCTGCGACCGGCCGAGCACTACCACTGCGTGGTCTCCGAGGTCACCGATCCGGGCCGGGCCAGGGCACTGGAGGCCCGCCTGCAACCCTTCGGCGGCGTGTACGGACTGGTCGAGGGCCGCCTGGCCGGACTGGCCCAGCAGCCACCGTCGGCCGCGGAGGAGGACGAGGTGCTCCTGGTCGCCGCGCCGGCCACCGCGCTGACCGGGCTGCGCGAGGTCTACCCGATGTGCGTGCGCGCCCTCGCGGTCGCCGCCAGGAGTGGGGTCCGCGGCGTGCACCGGCTCACCGACCTCGCCGGGGAAACCGCGCTGGCCGCCTACCCGGCGCTGGCCCAGACCCTGGCCGCGGAACTCATGCGCCCGCTGGACGAGAAAAGCGGTTTCCACCAGGAGATCGCGGCGACCGCGCTGTGCTACCTCGACCACGGCCGCAGGCTCACCGCCACCGCAACGGCCCTGCACATCCACGCCAACACCGTGCGCTACCGCCTGGACCGGCTGGCCGAACTCACCGAGATCGACCTCAGCGAGACCTCGCCCACCGGCCGCTCCAACGTGCTCACCACCCTGCACACCTGGTGGGCCCTGCGCACCTGGCTCGCGGGGGCGACCGCGGGCCGCTGA
- a CDS encoding isochorismatase family protein, which translates to MTDVTRRGLLGMAAATGAVALGAPQALGATDPARSFQRLLSAENAVLLLVDQQVGLYTGVRDRPVGELKHNVVALTRAVKRLGVPIVTTATGIRNQWGPVIPELVAELPAGHQTIERTVINAWRDERVRDAVRKTGRRQLLIAGVSLEVCAAFPAISALADGFETFVAVDASGTFSEAKYQTGLLRMTQAGVVLSDYATIGVELLGDNANPAAHDVYTALDLPFATLVGQLAAAFRPK; encoded by the coding sequence ATGACGGACGTGACACGTCGTGGACTACTGGGCATGGCGGCGGCCACCGGGGCGGTCGCGCTGGGGGCGCCGCAGGCGCTGGGCGCGACCGATCCGGCGCGCTCGTTCCAGCGGCTGCTGAGCGCGGAGAACGCGGTACTGCTGCTGGTAGATCAGCAGGTCGGGCTCTACACCGGCGTGCGGGACCGGCCGGTCGGCGAGCTGAAGCACAACGTGGTGGCGCTGACCAGGGCGGTGAAACGGCTTGGCGTCCCGATCGTCACCACCGCCACCGGGATCAGGAACCAGTGGGGGCCGGTGATCCCGGAGCTGGTGGCCGAACTGCCCGCCGGGCACCAGACCATCGAGCGCACGGTGATCAACGCCTGGCGGGACGAGCGGGTGCGCGACGCGGTCCGGAAGACCGGGCGCAGGCAACTCCTCATCGCCGGGGTGTCACTGGAGGTCTGCGCGGCCTTCCCGGCCATCTCGGCGCTGGCCGACGGGTTCGAGACCTTCGTGGCGGTGGACGCCTCTGGCACCTTCAGCGAGGCCAAGTACCAGACCGGGTTGCTGCGGATGACCCAGGCGGGCGTGGTGCTCAGCGACTACGCCACCATCGGCGTGGAGTTGCTCGGCGACAACGCCAACCCGGCCGCGCACGACGTGTACACCGCGCTGGACCTGCCGTTCGCGACCCTGGTCGGTCAGCTCGCGGCCGCGTTCCGGCCGAAGTAG
- a CDS encoding TetR/AcrR family transcriptional regulator, translated as MAEHRPPSGERAERKRLAIVRAARTAFLREGFEVSMDTIAAAAEVSKVTVYNHFRTKEELFTAVVGAALDEALGEALTLLESGFDGGTTVRADLIRACRAWVGGLSHPDVLALRNLVTGEIRRFPALGEAWLERGPKRFHASITAALTRLVERAELKIPDLDLAALQLSGLVLSPHQVYGAYGPPPGPELTDRLITHGVDMFLSYYG; from the coding sequence GTGGCCGAGCATCGTCCGCCCAGCGGGGAACGGGCCGAACGCAAGCGGCTGGCCATCGTGCGGGCCGCGCGCACGGCGTTCCTGCGCGAGGGTTTCGAGGTCAGCATGGACACGATCGCCGCGGCGGCCGAGGTGTCCAAGGTGACCGTGTACAACCACTTCCGCACCAAGGAGGAGCTGTTCACCGCCGTGGTCGGCGCGGCACTGGACGAGGCCCTCGGCGAGGCGCTGACCCTGCTGGAATCCGGCTTCGACGGTGGCACCACGGTGCGCGCGGACCTGATCCGGGCCTGCCGCGCCTGGGTCGGCGGCCTGAGCCACCCCGACGTGCTCGCCCTGCGCAACCTGGTCACCGGCGAGATCCGGCGCTTCCCGGCCCTGGGCGAGGCGTGGCTGGAACGCGGCCCCAAACGCTTCCACGCCAGCATCACCGCGGCGCTGACCCGCCTGGTCGAGCGCGCCGAGCTGAAGATCCCCGATCTCGACCTGGCCGCGCTGCAACTCTCCGGCCTGGTGCTCTCCCCGCACCAGGTCTACGGCGCCTACGGCCCGCCGCCCGGTCCTGAGCTGACCGACCGGCTGATCACGCACGGCGTGGACATGTTCCTGTCCTACTACGGGTGA
- a CDS encoding DNA alkylation repair protein, which produces MAETTLAGTTVPELLAELAALEDPKARAVNEKHGDDHGVNLGKLRAIAKRLKTQQDLARQLWATGETPARLLALLICRPKAFERDELDRMLREARRPKVHDWLVNYVVKKGPHAEELRLTWFADPDPVIASAGWALTSERVVKKPEGLDLPGLLDLIEAQMKDAPERLQWAMNHCLAQIGIEHPEHRARALDIGERLEVLKDYPTPPNCTSPFAPSWINEMVRRQQL; this is translated from the coding sequence ATGGCCGAGACCACCCTGGCCGGGACCACCGTGCCCGAGCTGCTGGCCGAACTGGCCGCGCTGGAGGACCCGAAGGCCCGCGCGGTCAACGAGAAGCACGGCGACGACCACGGGGTGAACCTGGGCAAGCTGCGCGCGATCGCGAAACGGCTCAAGACCCAGCAGGACCTCGCCCGCCAGCTGTGGGCGACGGGGGAGACCCCGGCCCGGCTGCTCGCCCTGCTGATCTGCCGCCCCAAGGCGTTCGAGCGGGACGAGCTGGACCGCATGCTGCGCGAGGCGCGGCGGCCCAAGGTGCACGACTGGCTGGTCAACTACGTGGTGAAGAAGGGCCCGCACGCCGAGGAGCTGCGGCTGACCTGGTTCGCCGACCCGGACCCGGTGATCGCCAGCGCGGGCTGGGCGCTGACCAGCGAACGCGTGGTCAAGAAGCCCGAGGGCCTGGACCTGCCGGGGCTGCTCGACCTGATCGAAGCCCAGATGAAGGACGCCCCGGAACGCCTGCAGTGGGCGATGAACCACTGCCTGGCCCAGATCGGCATCGAACACCCCGAGCACCGCGCCCGCGCCCTGGACATCGGCGAGCGCCTGGAGGTGCTCAAGGACTACCCGACGCCGCCGAACTGCACCTCGCCGTTCGCGCCGAGCTGGATCAACGAGATGGTGCGCCGCCAGCAGCTGTAG
- a CDS encoding S24/S26 family peptidase, translating into MGAMDAVASRVAGGATVTFRPSGSSMVPLIRSKQQVVVAPVDPAKVEVGDIVLARVTGTVYLHLVSAVDLPRKRVQISNNRGRINGWTSHDRVFGICVEVEGVARSGAAGKTRTDGPATAAGGAPSR; encoded by the coding sequence ATGGGTGCGATGGACGCGGTGGCGAGCCGGGTCGCCGGTGGGGCCACCGTGACCTTCCGGCCCAGCGGCTCCTCGATGGTGCCGCTGATCCGCAGCAAGCAGCAGGTGGTCGTCGCCCCGGTCGACCCGGCGAAGGTGGAGGTCGGCGACATCGTGCTGGCCAGGGTCACCGGCACGGTCTACCTGCACCTGGTCTCGGCGGTGGATTTACCCCGCAAGCGGGTGCAGATCAGCAACAACCGGGGCCGGATCAACGGCTGGACCAGCCACGATCGCGTCTTCGGCATCTGCGTCGAGGTTGAGGGCGTCGCCAGGTCCGGCGCCGCGGGCAAGACCCGCACGGACGGCCCGGCTACAGCTGCTGGCGGCGCACCATCTCGTTGA
- a CDS encoding helix-turn-helix domain-containing protein, whose amino-acid sequence MDDDLDQVLDAVGPRLRALRTARGLTLAELAAGTGISESTLSRLEGGQRKATLELLLPLARVHDVPLDDLVGAPRTGDPRIHLKPIRKFGLTFVPLSRRPGGVQAFKMLIPALPEPAEPTPQTHPGFEWLYVLNGRLRLVLGDRDLTLPAGEAAEFDTSAPHWLGSADGAAVEVLVLFDPQGVRAHVRTTPER is encoded by the coding sequence ATGGACGACGATCTGGATCAGGTGCTCGACGCGGTCGGCCCCCGCCTGCGCGCGCTGCGCACGGCCCGCGGTCTCACCCTGGCCGAACTCGCCGCGGGGACCGGGATCTCGGAGAGCACACTGTCCAGATTGGAGGGTGGGCAGCGCAAGGCGACCCTGGAACTGTTGCTGCCACTGGCCCGCGTCCACGACGTGCCGCTGGACGACCTGGTCGGCGCGCCACGCACCGGCGATCCGCGGATCCACCTCAAGCCGATCCGGAAGTTCGGCCTGACCTTCGTGCCGCTGTCCCGGCGGCCGGGCGGGGTGCAGGCGTTCAAGATGCTCATCCCGGCCCTGCCCGAACCGGCCGAACCCACCCCGCAGACCCACCCCGGCTTCGAGTGGCTCTACGTGCTCAACGGCCGGCTGCGCCTGGTCCTCGGCGACCGCGATCTGACCCTGCCCGCCGGCGAGGCGGCCGAGTTCGACACCTCCGCGCCGCACTGGCTGGGCAGTGCCGACGGCGCGGCGGTCGAGGTGCTGGTGCTGTTCGACCCGCAGGGCGTGCGGGCGCACGTGCGGACCACGCCGGAGCGCTAG